One genomic region from Daphnia magna isolate NIES linkage group LG10, ASM2063170v1.1, whole genome shotgun sequence encodes:
- the LOC116931860 gene encoding G patch domain-containing protein 4 translates to MAMLAEPKRKKKWSLNPRGKLWCNDDSKIGQKLLEKMGWAKGKGLGRDEQGDLEPIRLKYKNDSEGVGFEVKNDQWIAHREEFNNILEALNGSNTPLDETDITATQSLESRSKNSKSRVHYHKFTRGKDLSRYSAADMACILGKRTNSEADQETKDVRIKEEPTKESVNGSVEHLHGVTTIQRGCIQEYFESKMAAVKEKQRKSVDCKQEDSGHEGSNNSDDGGKDEKRVRINEDLNVVKEFRSKEKISKTEKFNQKDDAVVNETIEDISPKKKKKGSKTKVEEESAGVPSKPLPVTEEIVDNFEIKKKKKKKFEKEIPEPVLDAEPVKTKKSKVEEIADSTVEIIVNGEGVHTQEESKKKKKKAKKQEEEAVECEQMIHKGVEDHTQEEPKKKKKKSKKPEEAIETSNFEVIEPVQKKSKKNKTVEVSVEQVQNEEDVQPPIKKKKKKNKEGEQEAPEKYTKLDDSSVESVQAMQITASENQQNGLEQDVEQETKKKKKSKQTEEEVPETFHKMENSLEKTETKRNKKGKNKPSDKIEVELIKKNKKIKGTAVEAPEVQDKTSEDAQVNPPKEKKAKKRKACDMTDEVAINGKEGVGCVQLADEELQERKTVNKKVGSEDQLARQAEAKPDGRGKEVDQPGTKNISAILIEAGAAADRRKLESIQLSDGSRISQKLNRRLMRAKFDKFVGSNLLTIVGYGSDGASLT, encoded by the exons ATGGCAATGTTAGCTGaaccaaaacgaaaaaagaagtgGAGTTTGAATCCCAGAGGGAAACTATGGTGCAAtg ATGATTCTAAAATTGGACAGAAGTTGTTGGAAAAAATGGGTTGGGCTAAAGGAAAAGGCTTAGGCCGAGATGAACAAGGAGATTTGGAACCAATTAGACTAAAGTACAAAAATGATTCTGAGGGAGTTGGCTTTGAAGTAAAGAACGACCAATGGATTGCTCATCGTGAAGAATTCAACAACATTCTTGAAGCCCTAAATGGCAGTAATACCCCTCTAGATGAAACGGACATTACCGCAACACAGAGCTTGGAAAGCCGATCCAAGAATTCCAAGTCACGTGTGCACTATCACAAGTTTACGCGAGGAAAAGATTTGAGTCGCTATAGTGCTGCAGATATGGCGTGCATTCTTGGTAAACGAACGAACAGCGAAGCCGATCAAGAAACGAAAGATGTCAGGATAAAGGAGGAACCAACAAAAGAGAGCGTGAACGGTAGCGTTGAACACTTGCACGGTGTCACAACGATACAAAGAGGGTGTATCCAAGAGTATTTCGAATCAAAAATGGCTGCTGTAAAAGAAAAGCAGCGTAAATCGGTCGACTGCAAACAGGAAGATTCAGGCCATGAAGGATCAAACAACAGTGACGACGGAGGCAAAGATGAAAAGCGTGTCCGAATCAACGAAGATCTTAATGTTGTCAAGGAGTTTCgttcaaaggaaaaaatttcgaaaactgaaaaatttaaccAGAAAGATGACGCTGTCGTGAATGAAACTATTGAAGATATtagcccaaaaaaaaagaaaaagggatcTAAAACGAAGGTTGAGGAAGAATCAGCAGGTGTGCCATCCAAACCATTGCCAGTTACTGAAGAAATAGTGGACAATTTTgagataaaaaagaagaagaaaaagaaatttgagaAAGAGATTCCTGAGCCGGTGCTAGACGCAGAGCCAGTCAAAACGAAAAAGTCGAAAGTTGAGGAAATTGCCGATTCAACGGTAGAAATCATTGTAAATGGCGAAGGAGTTCACACACAAGAAGAAtctaagaagaaaaagaaaaaagctaaGAAGCAGGAAGAAGAAGCGGTTGAATGTGAGCAAATGATTCATAAAGGCGTGGAAGACCACACGCAAGAAGaaccaaagaagaaaaagaaaaaatctaagAAGCCAGAAGAAGCGATCGAGACTAGCAATTTTGAAGTAATCGAACCCGTTcagaaaaaatctaaaaagaataaaacggTGGAGGTTTCTGTTGAACAAGTGCAAAACGAAGAGGATGTACAACCCccgataaaaaagaagaaaaagaaaaacaaggaaGGTGAACAAGAAGCTCCCGAGAAATACACCAAGTTGGATGACTCTTCTGTAGAATCTGTGCAAGCAATGCAAATTACTGCTAGTGAAAATCAGCAGAATGGCCTAGAGCAAGACGTGGAACAAgagaccaaaaagaaaaagaagagcaaacaaacggaagaagaagtcCCCGAAACATTTCACAAGATGGAAAACTCCTTAGAAAAAACTGAAACCAAACGTaacaaaaaaggcaaaaacaaACCAAGCGACAAAATTGAAGTTGAATtgataaaaaagaacaagaagatCAAGGGAACTGCAGTTGAAGCTCCGGAAGTCCAAGACAAAACTAGTGAAGATGCACAGGTTAACCCACCTAAGGAGAAGAAagccaaaaaaaggaaagcctGTGACATGACTGACGAAGTAGCGATCAATGGTAAAGAAGGCGTTGGGTGTGTGCAGTTGGCTGACGAGGAactgcaagaaagaaaaactgttaACAAAAAAGTGGGTTCAGAAGATCAATTGGCTCGTCAAGCGGAGGCAAAACCTGATGGCCGTGGCAAAGAAGTTGACCAACCTGGAACTAAGAATATTTCAGCGATTTTAATAGAAGCTGGAGCTGCCGCTGACAGACGTAAACTGGAATCCATCCAACTCAGTGACGGGTCAAGAATTAGTCAAAAACTTAACAGAAGGTTAATGAGAGCTAAGTTCGACAAGTTTGTAG GGTCCAACTTACTCACCATCGTCGGATACGGAAGTGATGGTGCTAGCTTAACATAG